CCCGCCAGTATTTTCTCCTGTATCGCCGTCACAAATCCGCTTATGGTCTTGTGCTGGCAGCAAGGGTCTAATTGTCAACCCATCTGTTAACGCTAAAACTGATACCTCTTGACCAATCAAACATTCTTCAATGACGACAAATTCACCAGCACTACCAAATTGTCCCTGAAAAATCGCATCAATTGCACTTTCTGCCTCTGCAACGGTTTCAGCCACCGTTACACCCTTACCAGCCGCCAAACCATCAGCTTTTACAACAATTGGCGCTCCCTGTGATTTAACGTAAGATTTGGCTGCCGCCGCCTCCGTGAATACCGCAGCCCGTGCCGTCGGAATCCCTGCTTCTTGCATCAGGGCTTTTGCCCAAGCTTTACTCGCTTCAATTTGCGCTCCTGCTCTCACTGGGCCAAATACCATCAATCCTTTGTCTTGGAGGTAATCTGTGATTCCCTTAGAAAGGGGGACTTCTGGCCCAACAATTACCAGAGTTATGCCATGTTTGAGAGCATATTGGCTCATACCCTCGAAATCATCTACTGCTAGAGGCAAGTTCTGGCAACGTTCCATACTTGCTGTGCCCCCATTCCCTGGTACACAGATAACTTGCTCAATTTGCTTAGATTGCAACAGTTTCCATGCCAGAGCATGTTCGCGCCCCCCATTACCGACAACTAAAACTTTCACAGATTTCCTCGTGCGTTCCTTGCGAAACGAGAATGCCTTGGCGGCTCTCGCGGATCAATTTTTTCATCAATTCTCCCACTTGTGCAAGCCCCAAATACTAAAAAGGCTGAGGAGAAAGATGGAAGAAGAAATATTGATTCAAAGAGAAGGCTTTATACTGGTTTATTTACGCCGTGTTGTACTAAGGGACTTCCAAATAAAAAATATTCAATTAACTCTTGTGGGGTGGGCAACATGAGCGCCCAGTCTATAGGGCGGGCGAGACGCCCACCCCACAATATTGGATAATTTATTTCTTGGAGTTCCCTAATAATGGTGTACAAATCTAGATTTTTGCCACTTGGATTTTTTATGCTGTACTTAACCAGTTATGTATCGATGTAGCGTAGTAGTTCAAAGCAAATCTTAAATAAAAGGAAAGTAAAGGAGTGCCAAAAAAACGTCAAAAAAATGTATGGAGGAGTGAGATTAATGACATCATCAGAGGTACTTGTGGAGGTTTTTTATTTGGCATACCCTTGCTGTACACAATGGAAGTTTGGTGGATTGGATCGCGGGCCAAACCACAACTGATGATGATTGCGATCGCATTGATGTTTATTGTGGTTTACTTGCTCAATCAGATAGAAGGCTTTCGGAAACGCAGATATAGCTGGATAGCTCATCAAGCTGCAATGGATACCGTGGAAGCGATCGCGATCGGAATAGCTTGCTCTAGCTTTGTGCTGTTACTATTACGAGAATTGACACTAGAAACTTCCTTAAGGGAATCTTTAGGTAAAATCATCTTTGAAAGTGTGCCTTTCGCTATCGGTGTAGCATTAGCCAATCAGTTCTTGGGAGATACTGAAAATAGCAATGGAGAAGCACAAGCCACCGATCGAGGAAATAACCAAGGCGATGAGTTACATGCCACCTTCAGCGATTTGGGTGCAACCCTCATTGGTGCGACTGTAATTGCATTTAACATTGCTCCAACAGATGAAGTTACCATGCTCGCAGCCGCAGCCTCGCCACCTTGGGAGTTAGCAATGATCGCCACATCTTTGTTAATTTCTTATGGCATTGTATTTCAGGCAGGCTTTTCTGACCAGCAAAAACGCAAACAGCAAAAGGGAATTTTCCAACGACCATCTAGCGAAACCATTGTCTCGTACTTAGTATCATTGCTAGCAGGCGCTTTTATGCTATGGTTCTTTCAAAAGTTAACTTTTAGCGACCCTTGGACAATGTGGTTAGATCACACATTGATACTAGGTTTACCTGCAACTATTGGTGGTGCAGCTGGGAGGTTAGCAATATGA
This Nostoc sp. C052 DNA region includes the following protein-coding sequences:
- a CDS encoding TIGR02587 family membrane protein; this translates as MPKKRQKNVWRSEINDIIRGTCGGFLFGIPLLYTMEVWWIGSRAKPQLMMIAIALMFIVVYLLNQIEGFRKRRYSWIAHQAAMDTVEAIAIGIACSSFVLLLLRELTLETSLRESLGKIIFESVPFAIGVALANQFLGDTENSNGEAQATDRGNNQGDELHATFSDLGATLIGATVIAFNIAPTDEVTMLAAAASPPWELAMIATSLLISYGIVFQAGFSDQQKRKQQKGIFQRPSSETIVSYLVSLLAGAFMLWFFQKLTFSDPWTMWLDHTLILGLPATIGGAAGRLAI
- the purD gene encoding phosphoribosylamine--glycine ligase; translation: MKVLVVGNGGREHALAWKLLQSKQIEQVICVPGNGGTASMERCQNLPLAVDDFEGMSQYALKHGITLVIVGPEVPLSKGITDYLQDKGLMVFGPVRAGAQIEASKAWAKALMQEAGIPTARAAVFTEAAAAKSYVKSQGAPIVVKADGLAAGKGVTVAETVAEAESAIDAIFQGQFGSAGEFVVIEECLIGQEVSVLALTDGLTIRPLLPAQDHKRICDGDTGENTGGMGAYSPAPIATTELMARIQTEVLERAIATLRAKGIDYRGVLYAGLMIAPDGDLKVLEFNCRFGDPETQVILPLLETPLEELILACVQQRLSELPPIAWKGGASATVVAASGGYPGEYQKGQVIAGIKEAEATGATVFHAGTKLNQQQEIVTDGGRVLNVTGIGENFEQAIAQAYAGIKYIQFEGIYYRRDIGHRVRS